One Pyxicephalus adspersus chromosome 3, UCB_Pads_2.0, whole genome shotgun sequence genomic window carries:
- the TRMT9B gene encoding probable tRNA methyltransferase 9B: MDYEAAQLENQHVHSVYESTAPYFNEVQSKAWPKVRQFLLEQKPGSLIVDIGCGTGKYLSVNTETYNLGCDYCEPLVEIGRNNNLEVMMCDNLNLPFRDRCFDTVISIGVIHHFSTKQRRIRAIKEMARILLPGGQIMLYVWAMEQKSRRFEKQDVFVPWNKALLPRRTSDTSQCESRQNSALNAKQHNTTLKSMNEAETINLHNLRQTLESKQAHHSGNCIAAESCCIKFSNEDTRLYSAIGRSIRSWFFSRSLDESSLRRQIDKMKSLSPMSGWVNSTVSVQPSRHCSLDLGHQRIILKEHTFDDDDVFIKNSSHEKQQWFLTLDPSNTENGRHCELAQDGTKQASFRAESKHCSCICSNESNMRNQSTVLHRTSTTESSDSVLDETVAASDQEADTLDYNAYLRYYHVFREGELRSLLESDVPELHVISCCFDHGNWCVIAEKK, translated from the exons ATGGACTATGAAGCTGCCCAGCTGGAAAATCAACATGTGCACAGCGTCTATGAGAGCACAGCTCCATACTTCAATGAAGTGCAGAGTAAAGCTTGGCCAAAGGTTCGACAGTTTCTGCTGGAGCAAAAGCCAGGCAGTCTCATTGTGGATATAG GCTGTGGTACAGGGAAGTACCTGAGTGTGAATACCGAGACCTATAATCTGGGCTGTGATTACTGTGAGCCTTTAGTGGAGATTGGAAGAAATAACAACCTAGAAGTCATGATGTGTGACAACCTGAATCTCCCGTTTAGAGACCGATGCTTTGATACAGTCATCTCTATTGGAG TAATTCATCATTTCTCCACCAAACAAAGACGAATTCGTGCAATAAAAGAAATGGCGAGAATCTTGCTTCCAGGTGGTCAGATAATGCTTTACGTTTGGGCCATGGAACAAAAGAGCCGCAGGTTTGAAAAGCAAGATGTGTTTGTGCCATGGAACAAAGCCTTGCTGCCTCGACGCACCTCTGATACAAGCCAATGTGAAAGCAGACAGAACTCTGCTTTGAATGCCAAGCAGCACAACACAACCTTGAAGTCAATGAACGAGGCTGAGACTATCAACTTACATAATCTCAGACAAACATTGGAATCTAAACAAGCACATCATTCTGGTAACTGTATAGCAGCAGAATCATGCTGCATTAAATTTTCTAATGAAGACACAAGACTCTACAGTGCCATTGGGAGATCTATTCGTTCCTGGTTCTTCTCTCGGTCCCTCGATGAGTCCTCTTTACGGAGACAGATTGACAAAATGAAGTCCCTGAGCCCTATGAGTGGTTGGGTGAATAGTACTGTATCTGTGCAGCCTTCTAGACACTGTAGCCTAGACCTCGGACACCAGAGAATAATACTCAAGGAGCACacttttgatgatgatgatgtattcattaaaaacagtTCACATGaaaagcagcagtggttcctaaCATTAGATCCTTCAAACACAGAAAATGGGAGGCACTGTGAATTGGCTCAGGATGGTACAAAACAAGCCAGTTTTCGGGCAGAGTCCAAGCACTGCAGTTGTATTTGTAGCAATGAAAGCAATATGCGTAACCAAAGCACAGTCTTGCATAGAACGTCTACCACCGAGTCTAGCGATTCAGTCCTGGATGAAACAGTAGCTGCCAGTGATCAGGAAGCTGATACTTTAGACTACAATGCATATTTAAGATATTATCATGTGTTTCGTGAGGGGGAACTTAGGAGCCTTTTAGAGAGTGACGTCCCAGAATTGCACGTTATCAGTTGCTGCTTTGACCATGGTAACTGGTGTGTAATTGCAGAAAAGAAGTGA